A genomic segment from Thermostichus lividus PCC 6715 encodes:
- a CDS encoding pentapeptide repeat-containing protein has protein sequence MTGSAERPVNSLDAHGFLNRYAPAIINQKKAAELIKEYAAGRRDFRHYDLRGVTLEDVNLSGIDLSGADLSTASLTNVDLSDAKLIEAKLINAELTNVQLRQANLSRASFRGATLTHTSLLTATLRGTVLPNGRTSG, from the coding sequence ATGACCGGTTCTGCCGAGCGGCCTGTTAATTCCTTAGATGCCCATGGTTTTCTGAACCGCTATGCCCCCGCAATTATTAACCAAAAGAAAGCGGCGGAACTGATCAAGGAGTATGCTGCTGGTCGTCGTGACTTTCGCCACTACGATCTACGGGGGGTAACCCTCGAGGATGTCAACCTTTCAGGGATTGATCTGAGCGGAGCAGATTTATCTACTGCTAGTTTGACTAATGTTGACCTGAGTGATGCAAAACTCATTGAAGCAAAATTGATTAATGCTGAGCTAACAAATGTCCAATTGCGGCAAGCCAATCTCAGTCGTGCCAGTTTCAGAGGGGCAACCCTAACCCATACCTCCCTATTAACCGCCACCCTGCGAGGTACTGTGCTGCCGAATGGTCGCACCTCAGGGTAA
- a CDS encoding AEC family transporter, whose protein sequence is MLPTLARLYGLIFFCMGAGYIGVRFVPATTTGWLAQGLFWVGAPLCALSFILTTPLTGSSSLAPLMAWAGMGLGVGVAWLWLRWHPCHTRQGSGSFLLATMVGNTGFIGYPITWQLLGSSHFSWALFYDLLGSLLISYSAGIGLAASFGQTHVSVPKLLWHIGRNPTLWCVGLGLALRNYPLPAIAHQGLLAVAWLMVLAGLVYMGMCLGETNLHMDWRRIIPCLSIKMFLVPLLLGIGLTLVGVNGLPRLGIVLQAGMPPAFMTLVLADVYRLDRPFAASLIMVSLLVLVPLLPLWLLLFGS, encoded by the coding sequence TTGTTACCTACCCTTGCCCGACTCTATGGGTTAATTTTCTTCTGCATGGGGGCGGGCTATATTGGTGTGCGGTTTGTGCCTGCCACAACAACAGGTTGGCTGGCTCAAGGGTTGTTTTGGGTGGGTGCTCCCCTCTGTGCCTTAAGTTTCATTCTCACAACCCCCTTGACCGGAAGTAGTAGCTTGGCTCCCTTAATGGCATGGGCAGGGATGGGTCTAGGTGTTGGTGTGGCGTGGCTATGGTTACGGTGGCACCCCTGCCACACTCGCCAAGGGTCAGGTAGTTTTCTGTTGGCAACGATGGTCGGTAATACCGGTTTTATTGGTTATCCAATTACATGGCAACTACTGGGGAGCAGTCATTTTAGTTGGGCTTTATTTTACGATCTGCTGGGTTCTTTGCTAATTTCTTACAGTGCCGGTATTGGCTTGGCCGCTAGCTTTGGTCAAACGCATGTGTCCGTGCCGAAGCTGCTTTGGCATATTGGCCGCAATCCAACGCTTTGGTGTGTGGGGTTGGGGTTGGCGCTACGGAACTATCCCTTGCCGGCGATCGCCCATCAAGGACTACTGGCCGTGGCGTGGCTCATGGTTTTGGCGGGACTGGTCTATATGGGAATGTGCCTTGGGGAAACAAACCTACACATGGACTGGCGGCGCATTATTCCCTGTTTAAGTATCAAGATGTTTCTGGTGCCCCTACTGTTAGGGATAGGGCTGACCCTTGTAGGGGTTAATGGTTTACCTCGTTTGGGGATCGTCTTGCAAGCGGGTATGCCCCCTGCCTTTATGACCCTTGTGCTGGCAGATGTCTATCGTTTAGACCGCCCGTTTGCCGCGAGTCTGATCATGGTGAGTCTGCTGGTGTTAGTGCCACTATTACCCCTATGGCTATTGCTATTTGGTTCCTAG
- the petM gene encoding cytochrome b6-f complex subunit PetM, whose translation MAEEIFNTAVISFTLVLVGLGAGYLLLRLTPDD comes from the coding sequence ATGGCAGAAGAAATTTTTAACACCGCAGTCATTTCCTTCACCCTTGTTCTTGTCGGCCTAGGGGCGGGCTACCTGCTACTGCGCCTAACCCCCGACGATTAG
- a CDS encoding RNA-guided endonuclease InsQ/TnpB family protein yields the protein MTAIKVHVKSVKVRLYSTIEQQTHLAQAFGWARWVWNQSLATLSQTYNETGKGLSAYDMKKQIPLWKLEHPWLKECYSQRLQSSVLNLSRAFINFFDGRAQYPKFKTRHGRQSLQYPANVKLLSAAEIKFPGKLGVVKAKVHRDVVGQLKTVTLI from the coding sequence ATTACTGCGATAAAGGTTCATGTTAAGAGCGTCAAGGTTAGACTCTATTCCACGATTGAACAGCAGACGCATCTAGCTCAAGCGTTCGGTTGGGCGCGATGGGTTTGGAATCAGTCCCTTGCAACACTCTCTCAGACCTACAACGAGACAGGGAAAGGTCTTTCTGCTTACGACATGAAAAAGCAGATTCCGCTCTGGAAGTTGGAGCACCCGTGGCTCAAGGAATGCTACTCTCAACGCCTCCAGTCGTCGGTGCTAAATCTATCTAGGGCGTTCATTAACTTTTTTGATGGCCGAGCTCAATATCCAAAGTTCAAGACTCGCCACGGTCGGCAGTCTCTCCAGTATCCTGCAAACGTCAAACTGCTCAGCGCTGCAGAGATTAAGTTCCCCGGAAAGCTTGGCGTTGTTAAAGCTAAGGTGCATCGCGACGTTGTTGGACAGCTTAAAACCGTAACCCTAATCTAA